A DNA window from Archocentrus centrarchus isolate MPI-CPG fArcCen1 chromosome 15, fArcCen1, whole genome shotgun sequence contains the following coding sequences:
- the sfr1 gene encoding swi5-dependent recombination DNA repair protein 1 homolog, giving the protein MEITPKAAKLKTDYSSPCSSVESSPCEYKEKRQPKLSASLRERLKRSRRSFISPLSVAKRLCVDEEEKKGQQVSADSREPVNNPPVILGSVDVNRNEERTGSETSGPGPKPIQCPSGDFAQHLRKEVKDKTETLRRLKMVKMYRSKNDLTHLQTLIDKWRSCAQAALYELQSEITIDGRKASLSELIDLFSLDDSILHFDRTEEDFTT; this is encoded by the exons ATGGAGATCACTCCTAAAGCAGCCAAATTAAAAACGGACTATTCTTCACCTTGTAGTTCAGTAGAATCAAGCCCCTGTGAATATAAAGAGAAG CGTCAACCAAAGCTGAGTGCCTCGCTGAGGGAGAGACTGAAGAGATCCAGGCGCTCCTTCATCTCCCCCCTCTCTGTGGCCAAACGCCTTTGTGTtgatgaggaggagaagaaaggcCAACAAGTTTCAGCAGATTCTCGGGAGCCCGTTAATAATCCTCCAGTGATTTTAGGCAGTGTTGATGTAAACAGAAATGAGGAGAGAACAGGGAGTGAAACGTCTGGACCTGGGCCCAAACCAATACAATGTCCTTCAGGAGACTTTGCACAACATCTCAGGAAGGAGGTGAAAGACAAAACGGAGACTTTACGTAGACTCAAGATGGTTAAAATGTACAGAAGCAAG AATGATTTAACACATCTCCAAACACTGATTGATAAGTGGCGGAGTTGCGCTCAAGCTGCACTGTACGAACTGCAATCAGAAATCACCATAGATGGACGAAAAGCCAGCCTGTCCGAGTTGATTGACCTCTTCAGTCTGGATGACAGCATTCTGCATTTTGACCGCACAGAGGAGGACTTCACTACTTAA